Proteins from a genomic interval of Desulfofustis limnaeus:
- a CDS encoding molybdopterin molybdotransferase MoeA → MNPSPNRLISLSQARAIVDSLGPLASEETPLTEALGRITAEPVCAAGNCPTVDSSLKDGYAVRSDDVAAATADQPVSLVITGTVVAGAATSPTVGPGTAVRIMTGATLPAGADAVLAAEFATERDRQVEVRANAHAGRNVLRAGSDVSAGEIVTTAGTVLGPGHLGLFAAAGITRLSVVRRPRIMVAAIGSELVEPGQPIGPGQVAASNLVTIRGELQRIGLETDGVLLTDQLDRLESVFAAILSSHDVLLTCGGVLDGDKDLTLRAMDRLGVQRLFHRVRIGPGKGIAMGRIGTAVIFNLPGGPPSNHVAFRQLALPGIRKLAGYPAPFTGHKTALLTETVHGTNGWTQFIYGRMLAQKDDGSRHVQPLTELPRLQAMAVADCLIELPEEIDIRTAGAPVTIWLF, encoded by the coding sequence ATGAACCCGTCACCGAACCGCCTCATCTCGCTGTCCCAGGCCCGGGCCATCGTCGACTCGCTGGGCCCGCTTGCCAGCGAAGAAACGCCCCTCACCGAAGCACTCGGCCGAATCACGGCAGAACCGGTATGCGCCGCCGGCAACTGCCCGACTGTCGATTCCTCGCTCAAAGACGGCTACGCGGTCCGTTCCGACGACGTCGCGGCGGCGACCGCCGATCAGCCGGTCTCCTTGGTCATCACCGGCACCGTGGTGGCCGGCGCCGCCACGTCTCCCACCGTCGGTCCCGGAACCGCGGTCCGCATCATGACCGGCGCGACGCTGCCGGCCGGCGCCGACGCGGTGCTGGCCGCCGAATTCGCCACCGAGCGGGACCGACAGGTGGAGGTACGGGCCAACGCTCATGCCGGACGTAATGTCCTGCGCGCCGGATCGGACGTAAGCGCCGGGGAAATCGTCACCACCGCCGGGACGGTGCTTGGTCCCGGTCATCTGGGACTGTTCGCCGCCGCCGGGATCACCCGGCTCAGTGTGGTTCGCCGACCCCGGATCATGGTCGCCGCCATCGGCAGCGAACTGGTGGAGCCGGGTCAACCGATCGGCCCCGGCCAAGTGGCGGCCAGCAACTTGGTCACGATTCGCGGCGAATTGCAGCGAATCGGCCTGGAGACCGATGGCGTCCTGCTCACCGACCAGCTCGACCGGCTGGAGTCGGTCTTCGCTGCGATACTGAGCAGCCACGACGTCCTCCTCACCTGCGGCGGGGTACTCGACGGCGACAAGGATCTGACCTTGCGGGCCATGGACCGGCTCGGGGTGCAGCGGTTGTTTCACCGGGTACGAATCGGTCCAGGCAAGGGGATTGCCATGGGCCGGATCGGCACCGCCGTCATCTTCAACCTCCCCGGCGGCCCGCCCTCCAACCACGTGGCCTTTCGCCAGCTCGCCCTGCCCGGCATCAGGAAACTGGCAGGCTACCCGGCCCCGTTTACCGGTCACAAAACGGCTCTGCTGACCGAAACGGTACACGGCACCAACGGCTGGACCCAGTTTATCTACGGCCGTATGTTGGCACAAAAAGACGACGGCTCGCGGCACGTCCAACCACTCACCGAGCTGCCGCGTCTGCAAGCCATGGCCGTAGCCGACTGCCTGATCGAGCTGCCCGAGGAAATCGATATCCGTACCGCCGGTGCTCCGGTGACGATCTGGCTGTTTTAG
- a CDS encoding sirohydrochlorin cobaltochelatase, producing the protein MRTMKPAFLASLVLLLAWSAVAVAAQHGKAPEKQTGILLVAFGSSEESAQVSFENIDRKVKQAYPDVPVRWAYTSHVIRKKLAAQGKLLDSPEVALARMLDEGFTHVAVQSLHTISGAEFHDLQRSVAGFARMGGFAQVALGNPLLATQEDLARTVKAILAIVPEERKPEEAVVLMGHGTHHPANAFYAALMFQLQLRDPNIFIGTVEAFPDAAVILELLTAKGIKTAYLMPFMSVAGDHAKNDMAGDDQDSWKSIFTSAGISCIPILKGTAEFDEFVDIWVEHISQTLAQF; encoded by the coding sequence ATGCGCACCATGAAACCCGCTTTTCTGGCAAGTCTCGTCCTGTTGCTCGCCTGGTCCGCCGTTGCCGTCGCCGCCCAGCACGGCAAGGCGCCGGAAAAGCAAACCGGCATCCTGCTGGTCGCCTTCGGTTCCAGTGAAGAAAGCGCCCAGGTCTCGTTCGAGAACATCGACCGTAAAGTGAAACAGGCCTATCCCGATGTCCCCGTGCGGTGGGCCTACACCTCGCATGTCATCCGCAAGAAACTGGCCGCCCAAGGGAAGCTTCTGGACTCACCCGAAGTCGCCCTGGCCAGAATGCTCGACGAGGGCTTCACCCATGTGGCGGTCCAATCCCTGCATACCATCAGCGGCGCCGAGTTTCACGACCTGCAGCGATCCGTTGCCGGCTTCGCCCGCATGGGCGGTTTTGCCCAGGTGGCCCTGGGCAACCCGCTGCTGGCCACGCAAGAGGACCTGGCCCGGACCGTGAAGGCGATCCTGGCTATCGTACCCGAAGAACGCAAACCGGAAGAGGCGGTCGTACTCATGGGCCACGGTACCCATCACCCGGCCAACGCCTTTTACGCCGCTCTGATGTTCCAGCTCCAGCTCCGAGATCCCAACATCTTCATCGGCACCGTGGAGGCGTTCCCCGATGCGGCCGTCATCCTCGAGTTGCTCACCGCCAAAGGGATCAAGACGGCCTACCTGATGCCGTTCATGTCGGTGGCCGGCGATCATGCCAAGAACGACATGGCCGGCGACGACCAGGACTCGTGGAAATCGATCTTCACTTCGGCCGGCATCAGCTGCATCCCGATCCTGAAAGGTACCGCCGAGTTCGATGAATTCGTCGATATCTGGGTCGAACACATCAGTCAAACCCTCGCCCAGTTCTGA
- a CDS encoding efflux RND transporter periplasmic adaptor subunit, giving the protein MTSATARLLYTLVASVLFFIGCSQEPPTTPAPPAEVSVVEVRHRVVPVSASHVAQVTSSHQVQIMARVNGFLEAITYTEGKTVEEGQVMFRIDQKPFQAQVEAGRSEVDIRQAQLWVAQANFNRIKPLAEQDAASLSDLDNAIGSLKTAQAALAEAQARLQKAELDLSYTTIRSPITGIAGQAELREGAYIAATGPAAKLTYVARLDPIWVEFSVSQNEMARTRREVEQGAIRLPENQDYLVEVEFADGTRYPHTGKLNFADPSFNQQTGTFLVRAELPNPEGLLRPGMYLTVWLRGAERPQAVVVPQKAVLQTANGHLVFVVGPADTADPRPVLVGDWLDDQWIVTTGLHPGDRVVVDGLMRLAPGMPVKIVPAADRSASSPTSGNR; this is encoded by the coding sequence ATGACTTCTGCCACGGCGCGCTTGTTGTACACCTTGGTGGCCTCCGTGCTGTTTTTCATCGGCTGCAGTCAGGAACCGCCTACAACGCCGGCACCTCCCGCCGAGGTATCAGTCGTCGAAGTCCGTCATCGTGTCGTACCGGTGTCGGCCTCCCACGTGGCCCAGGTAACCAGTTCGCATCAGGTCCAGATCATGGCCCGGGTAAATGGTTTTCTGGAAGCAATCACCTACACGGAAGGAAAAACGGTAGAAGAAGGCCAGGTCATGTTTCGGATTGACCAGAAGCCATTCCAGGCCCAGGTGGAAGCCGGTCGATCGGAGGTTGATATTCGCCAGGCGCAACTCTGGGTCGCCCAGGCCAATTTCAACCGGATCAAACCGTTGGCTGAGCAGGATGCAGCGAGTCTCAGCGACCTGGACAACGCCATCGGCAGTCTGAAAACCGCCCAGGCAGCCCTCGCCGAAGCACAGGCGCGCCTGCAGAAGGCCGAACTCGACCTGAGTTATACGACGATACGCTCGCCCATCACCGGTATCGCCGGTCAAGCAGAGTTGCGGGAAGGAGCCTATATAGCGGCGACTGGCCCTGCCGCCAAGCTCACCTATGTGGCTCGCCTCGACCCCATTTGGGTGGAGTTCAGCGTCTCCCAGAATGAAATGGCGAGGACCCGCCGGGAAGTGGAACAAGGGGCCATCCGACTCCCGGAGAACCAGGACTATCTCGTCGAGGTGGAATTTGCTGACGGCACCCGTTACCCGCACACCGGCAAACTCAACTTCGCCGACCCGTCCTTCAACCAACAGACCGGCACTTTTCTGGTCAGAGCGGAACTGCCCAACCCCGAGGGGCTCCTTCGCCCCGGCATGTACCTCACGGTCTGGCTCCGGGGCGCAGAGCGGCCACAGGCCGTGGTCGTCCCGCAAAAGGCAGTCCTCCAGACCGCCAACGGTCATCTGGTCTTCGTGGTGGGCCCGGCCGACACTGCTGATCCTCGGCCGGTGCTCGTCGGCGACTGGCTCGATGACCAATGGATCGTCACCACGGGTCTGCATCCCGGTGATCGGGTCGTCGTTGACGGGCTCATGCGGTTGGCGCCCGGCATGCCGGTAAAGATCGTCCCGGCCGCAGACCGCAGCGCGTCCTCCCCCACTTCCGGGAACCGTTAA
- a CDS encoding efflux RND transporter permease subunit codes for MAGYFINRPVFAAVIAIVITLAGYLAMKATPVAQFPEIAPPTVQVSAFYPGATAEVIANTVAAPIEQQVNGVDGMMYLSSTSSSSGSMALTVTFEPGTDPDVAQVNVQNRVNQAASKLPDIVSRQGVIVEKRSQSFMMVISFFSPDDRYDTVYLGNYVNLSVLDAIKRIPGANLSSMFPQPDVAMRIWLRPDRMAQLGITPQDISNAIQRQSQAFGIGQIGQAPAPAGSQQSFVMTTKGLLTDPKEFENIIVKTAADESAVVLLKDVARAELGAKDYSIAPKVNGNKAVAIVVYQQPGANAIETSRAVRHLLDSLQPSFPQGVEYRIVLDTSSFTEASIEKVVHTFFEAVVLVVLVVFLFLQSIRATIIPIIAVPIAIIGTYIGILALDFSTNMLTLFGMILAIGLVVDDAIIVVENVEHNMAVHGLSAMEAARKAMNELAGALIAIVLVLCSVFLPVAFLGGMTGTLYKQFAITIAIAMIISGIVALTLSPAMAARILKPGQGEKKGFFRWFENSFAALTNGYVAGVRWLLRFRVVGLLLFAGVVLTTLALFRVVPGSFVPQEDQGYIFVASLMPDAATLERSTRANDEAVTILRAHPAMGDVAQIDGYSIIDGGVKESAGLLFAALKPMTDRPGDSGSAFTVIKDTGRQLAGIRDGLIFPINPPSIPGLGSTGGFDFYIQSRSGGSAQDLERVTGEFLAAARRMPELAGVSSTYSASQRQLALDVDRTRAELMGIPVATVFETLQSYFGSTYVGQFVQFGRIWQVIIQAEAEYRDQPADLSQIFLRSADHQTIPLAAVATARYVAGPGLLPRFNGFPAAKISGSQAPGYSSGQAIAAMERAAVQTLPDGYSFAWAGQAFEEKKAGGTSLIAFVFGLVMVFLILAAQYEKWTLPLSVILSVPFAVCGALLLTWLLGLQNDVYFQVGLVTLVGLAAKNAILIVEFAAENVRAGMSTADAAVEAARLRLRPIVMTSLAFILGCVPMAIATGAGANSLRAIGTGVIGGMLASTLIASFFVPLFFVIVEDLGSRLGRRKRRKLSTRQEVAS; via the coding sequence ATGGCCGGCTATTTTATCAATCGACCCGTTTTCGCCGCCGTCATCGCCATCGTCATCACTCTGGCCGGCTATCTCGCCATGAAGGCGACACCGGTGGCGCAGTTCCCGGAAATCGCTCCTCCCACCGTGCAGGTCTCGGCCTTTTATCCCGGGGCCACGGCGGAAGTGATCGCCAACACCGTGGCAGCGCCGATCGAGCAACAGGTCAACGGGGTGGACGGGATGATGTACCTGTCCTCCACCAGTTCCTCATCAGGCAGCATGGCGCTGACGGTGACCTTCGAACCCGGCACCGATCCAGATGTGGCCCAGGTCAACGTGCAGAACCGGGTCAACCAGGCGGCCTCGAAGCTGCCGGATATCGTCAGCCGCCAGGGAGTCATCGTCGAAAAGAGATCCCAATCCTTCATGATGGTGATCAGTTTCTTCTCCCCCGACGACCGTTACGATACCGTTTATCTCGGCAATTATGTCAATCTCTCCGTACTCGATGCCATCAAACGCATCCCCGGGGCGAACCTGTCCAGTATGTTCCCGCAGCCCGACGTGGCCATGCGCATCTGGCTCAGACCGGACCGGATGGCGCAGCTCGGCATCACCCCGCAGGATATCAGCAACGCCATTCAACGACAGAGCCAAGCCTTCGGCATCGGCCAGATCGGCCAGGCGCCGGCACCGGCAGGGAGTCAGCAAAGCTTTGTCATGACCACCAAGGGCCTGCTGACCGACCCGAAAGAATTCGAAAACATCATCGTCAAGACGGCGGCGGACGAATCGGCGGTGGTGCTGCTCAAGGACGTGGCTCGAGCCGAACTGGGTGCCAAGGATTATTCGATAGCCCCCAAGGTCAACGGCAACAAGGCCGTGGCCATCGTCGTCTACCAGCAGCCCGGCGCCAACGCCATCGAGACCTCGCGCGCCGTGCGCCATTTGCTCGACTCCCTGCAACCGTCATTCCCCCAGGGGGTCGAGTACCGCATCGTACTCGACACCAGTTCGTTCACCGAGGCCTCCATCGAAAAGGTGGTGCACACATTTTTCGAGGCGGTCGTCCTGGTGGTCCTTGTGGTCTTTCTCTTCCTGCAGAGCATCCGGGCGACGATCATCCCCATCATCGCCGTGCCGATCGCCATCATCGGCACCTATATCGGTATCCTCGCCCTCGACTTTTCCACCAACATGCTGACCCTGTTCGGGATGATCCTGGCGATCGGCCTGGTGGTCGACGACGCGATCATTGTCGTGGAGAACGTGGAGCACAACATGGCGGTCCACGGCCTGTCGGCCATGGAGGCGGCCCGTAAGGCCATGAACGAGCTGGCTGGAGCATTGATCGCCATTGTTCTCGTACTCTGCTCGGTCTTTCTGCCGGTGGCCTTTCTCGGCGGTATGACCGGAACCCTGTACAAGCAATTCGCCATCACCATCGCCATTGCCATGATCATTTCCGGAATCGTCGCCCTCACTTTGTCCCCGGCCATGGCAGCCCGCATCCTGAAACCGGGACAGGGTGAGAAAAAAGGGTTCTTCCGCTGGTTCGAAAACAGCTTCGCCGCCCTGACCAACGGCTATGTAGCCGGCGTGCGCTGGCTGCTGCGGTTCCGCGTGGTCGGCCTGTTGCTCTTTGCCGGGGTCGTTCTCACCACCCTGGCGCTCTTCAGGGTCGTGCCGGGCAGCTTTGTGCCCCAGGAAGACCAGGGCTATATTTTCGTCGCCTCCCTGATGCCCGATGCAGCCACCCTGGAACGTAGCACCAGAGCCAACGACGAGGCGGTCACCATCCTGCGCGCCCACCCGGCCATGGGCGATGTGGCACAAATTGACGGCTACAGCATCATCGACGGTGGCGTCAAGGAAAGCGCGGGCCTGCTCTTCGCCGCCCTGAAACCGATGACCGACCGGCCCGGAGATTCGGGAAGCGCCTTTACCGTGATCAAGGATACCGGCCGTCAGCTGGCCGGTATCCGGGACGGGCTCATCTTTCCCATCAACCCGCCGTCGATTCCCGGCCTCGGGAGTACCGGCGGATTTGATTTCTACATCCAAAGCCGTTCCGGCGGTTCAGCCCAGGACCTGGAACGGGTTACCGGGGAATTTCTGGCCGCCGCCCGCCGCATGCCGGAGCTTGCCGGGGTGTCATCCACCTATTCGGCCTCCCAGCGACAACTGGCACTGGATGTGGACCGAACCCGCGCCGAGTTGATGGGAATCCCGGTTGCCACCGTTTTTGAGACCCTGCAATCCTATTTTGGCTCCACCTACGTCGGCCAGTTCGTTCAATTCGGGCGGATCTGGCAGGTCATCATCCAGGCGGAAGCAGAGTATCGGGACCAACCAGCCGATCTCTCGCAGATATTTCTCCGCTCCGCGGACCATCAGACAATCCCTCTCGCCGCCGTTGCCACCGCCCGTTATGTGGCCGGCCCGGGGCTGCTGCCTCGCTTCAACGGATTTCCGGCGGCCAAGATCTCCGGCAGCCAGGCCCCCGGTTACAGCTCGGGCCAGGCCATCGCCGCCATGGAACGCGCCGCCGTCCAAACCCTCCCGGACGGCTACAGCTTCGCCTGGGCCGGCCAAGCCTTCGAGGAAAAAAAGGCCGGCGGCACCTCACTGATCGCCTTTGTCTTCGGCCTGGTCATGGTTTTTTTGATCCTCGCCGCCCAATACGAGAAATGGACCCTGCCGCTCAGCGTCATCCTTTCCGTTCCCTTTGCCGTATGCGGCGCCCTGCTCCTGACCTGGCTGCTCGGCCTGCAGAACGACGTCTACTTCCAGGTGGGCCTGGTGACCCTGGTGGGGTTAGCGGCGAAAAATGCCATTCTCATCGTCGAGTTTGCCGCGGAAAATGTCCGGGCCGGCATGAGTACTGCGGACGCCGCCGTCGAAGCGGCACGGCTCCGGCTGCGGCCAATCGTCATGACCTCGTTGGCCTTTATTCTCGGTTGCGTCCCGATGGCCATCGCCACCGGGGCAGGAGCCAACAGCCTGCGGGCAATCGGTACCGGAGTCATTGGCGGCATGCTGGCCTCGACACTCATCGCCTCGTTTTTCGTGCCGCTGTTCTTCGTTATCGTCGAGGACCTGGGCTCCCGGCTCGGCAGACGGAAGCGGCGCAAACTCAGCACCAGGCAGGAGGTGGCGTCATGA
- a CDS encoding efflux transporter outer membrane subunit, with amino-acid sequence MKHLHLLLLIAAMAGCTAAGPDYRRPQTDIPAAWRSTLPAQGEPGPNAWWQSYADPVLSGLIDQAIATNRDVLLATARIDQYLALMATSRSRSFPQIGYALGANRQDTGLNPLSGTDSPAYTTVQAGLNVAWELDLWGRLHRADEAARAQVLASEEERRGVLVSLVGNVAASYILLRGYDRQLQIARETKRSYEETRRIFRLRHHHGTISGVELKQVESQYEQAAQTIPRIESLITQQEHLLSILLGENPGPIPRGKQLHDLDVLPFPAALPLSLLERRPDIRRAEYELMAANARIGEAKALYFPTISLSGLLGRQSGELTDLFRSGAGFWSLGGTVAGSLITFGGVSGQVAQAEALARQAVLRYEQTIQAAFREVEDALVGTLKSREQLQAQQRQIESLTEYTRLSRLTFESGTTSYLQVLDAERTLFSAQLDLVQTHVNLLTSTIDLYRAFAGDWVKPDAPGMKGLLETGQGNL; translated from the coding sequence ATGAAGCACCTGCACCTCCTGCTGCTGATCGCTGCCATGGCCGGCTGCACGGCAGCCGGCCCCGACTATCGGCGACCTCAGACGGACATCCCCGCCGCCTGGCGTTCCACCCTGCCGGCACAGGGAGAACCCGGCCCAAACGCCTGGTGGCAATCATATGCCGACCCGGTCCTGTCCGGGCTGATCGACCAGGCGATCGCCACCAATCGTGACGTGCTTCTGGCCACGGCCCGGATCGACCAATACCTGGCCCTCATGGCGACCAGCCGTTCCCGGTCTTTTCCCCAGATAGGGTACGCACTTGGCGCCAATCGCCAGGACACGGGTCTCAATCCTCTCTCCGGCACCGATTCGCCGGCCTATACCACCGTGCAGGCGGGGCTCAACGTGGCTTGGGAGCTTGATCTCTGGGGTCGCTTGCACCGTGCCGACGAAGCCGCCCGGGCTCAGGTTCTCGCCTCCGAGGAAGAGCGCCGCGGCGTTCTGGTGTCGCTGGTTGGTAACGTCGCCGCCTCTTACATCCTCCTGCGCGGTTACGACCGACAGCTCCAGATAGCTCGGGAAACCAAACGCTCATACGAAGAAACCCGGCGCATTTTCCGGCTTCGCCACCACCATGGCACCATTTCCGGCGTCGAGTTGAAACAGGTTGAATCCCAATATGAACAAGCGGCCCAGACCATTCCCCGCATCGAGTCCCTGATCACCCAGCAGGAACACCTCTTATCGATACTGCTGGGGGAAAATCCGGGGCCGATCCCACGCGGAAAGCAGCTTCATGATCTGGACGTGCTTCCGTTCCCGGCAGCTTTGCCGCTGAGCCTGCTGGAGCGCCGCCCCGACATCCGCCGGGCCGAATATGAGCTTATGGCCGCCAACGCCCGGATCGGTGAAGCCAAGGCGCTCTATTTTCCGACCATCTCCTTATCCGGCCTGCTGGGAAGACAGAGCGGAGAGCTCACAGATCTCTTTCGCAGCGGCGCCGGCTTCTGGTCGCTGGGCGGCACGGTCGCCGGATCGCTGATCACCTTCGGTGGTGTCTCCGGCCAGGTCGCCCAGGCCGAAGCACTGGCCAGACAAGCGGTGCTGCGCTACGAGCAGACCATCCAGGCGGCTTTTCGCGAGGTAGAGGACGCTCTGGTCGGCACCCTGAAATCTCGTGAACAGCTGCAGGCGCAACAGCGCCAGATCGAAAGTCTCACCGAATACACCCGTCTCTCACGGCTCACCTTTGAGAGCGGCACCACGTCTTATCTCCAGGTACTCGACGCGGAACGAACGCTTTTTTCGGCCCAGTTGGACCTGGTACAGACGCACGTGAACCTCCTCACGTCCACCATCGACCTCTACCGGGCCTTCGCCGGCGACTGGGTAAAACCCGACGCCCCGGGAATGAAAGGCCTACTCGAAACAGGACAGGGAAACCTTTGA
- a CDS encoding hybrid sensor histidine kinase/response regulator gives METTILLIDDEEPIRKLLGSVLGRAGYRILNGASVAEARTILGRNQVDLLITDINMPEETGYDLIDHVKKHHPQVPIVVATVIDNITEAQQVLESGVYGYLVKPFNKNLVLITVANALRLHQLETLQQASRQALEHEHRAIMDNLPIGLLVLGRDMELLEANKRMRSWFTMLREQSGLRSFQAFARGLQVDYLEPAVAGVLETGQGRRLNAQLELEQGIRMFQITIDMIPSDAAGNKLIIVMFEDQTEALTLERELRQAQKLEAIGQLAAGIAHEINTPVQYIGDNIRFLADSFADLLALLQGYEEFYRQVRDTGAAHGLREDLEKLYAAADVDYLREEIPLTVQQSLDGVGRVTKIVRAMKEFSHPGSAEKVQVDINNALQSTITVSRNEWKYGADLQADFAEDLPHVSCLPAELNQVFLNLIVNAAHAIESRVKAGDYEKGLIRVSTRVEGKQAVIEVSDNGSGIPEKIRHRIYDPFFTTKAVGKGTGQGLAIARDIVVDKHHGQITCETEEGKGTTFTIRLPLV, from the coding sequence ATGGAAACCACCATCCTTCTCATCGACGATGAAGAACCGATCCGCAAACTCCTCGGCTCCGTACTTGGTAGAGCCGGGTATCGAATTCTGAACGGAGCAAGTGTTGCCGAGGCGCGGACCATCCTGGGCCGCAACCAGGTTGATCTGTTGATAACTGATATCAATATGCCCGAAGAAACGGGCTATGACCTGATCGATCACGTCAAGAAGCATCACCCGCAGGTGCCGATCGTCGTTGCCACGGTGATCGATAATATAACGGAAGCGCAACAGGTCCTCGAGAGCGGGGTGTATGGGTATCTGGTCAAACCGTTCAACAAGAATCTGGTGTTGATCACGGTCGCCAACGCCCTGCGCCTCCACCAATTGGAAACGCTCCAGCAGGCGTCCCGTCAGGCCCTGGAGCATGAGCACCGGGCGATCATGGACAATCTGCCCATCGGGCTGCTCGTGCTGGGCCGGGACATGGAGCTGCTCGAAGCGAATAAGCGCATGCGCTCCTGGTTCACGATGCTGCGTGAGCAGTCCGGTCTCCGGTCTTTTCAAGCCTTTGCCAGAGGCCTGCAGGTGGACTATCTGGAACCGGCGGTGGCCGGGGTCCTCGAGACCGGCCAGGGGCGGCGACTCAATGCCCAGCTGGAACTGGAGCAGGGAATCCGGATGTTCCAGATCACCATCGATATGATCCCGAGCGATGCCGCCGGGAATAAATTGATCATCGTCATGTTCGAGGATCAGACCGAGGCGTTGACCCTCGAGCGGGAGCTTCGCCAGGCCCAGAAACTTGAGGCCATCGGACAGCTGGCGGCGGGCATCGCCCACGAGATCAACACGCCGGTCCAGTACATCGGCGATAACATCCGTTTTCTGGCCGATTCTTTTGCAGACCTGCTGGCCTTGTTGCAGGGCTATGAGGAATTCTACCGTCAGGTCCGTGACACCGGGGCAGCACACGGTTTGCGAGAGGATCTGGAAAAGCTGTATGCGGCAGCCGATGTGGACTACCTGCGTGAAGAAATCCCCCTGACCGTCCAGCAGAGCCTTGACGGTGTCGGCCGGGTCACCAAGATCGTGCGAGCAATGAAGGAATTCTCCCACCCGGGCTCAGCGGAAAAGGTCCAGGTAGACATCAACAATGCGTTGCAGAGCACCATCACCGTGTCGCGCAACGAATGGAAATACGGGGCTGATCTGCAGGCCGATTTTGCCGAGGACCTGCCGCATGTCTCCTGCCTGCCGGCTGAATTGAATCAGGTATTTCTCAATCTCATCGTCAACGCCGCCCACGCCATCGAAAGCCGGGTAAAGGCCGGCGATTACGAGAAGGGGTTGATCCGGGTCAGCACCAGAGTGGAGGGAAAACAGGCGGTAATAGAAGTATCGGATAATGGTTCCGGTATTCCGGAGAAGATCCGGCACCGGATCTACGACCCGTTTTTCACCACCAAGGCGGTGGGTAAGGGAACCGGACAGGGGCTGGCCATTGCCCGTGATATCGTCGTGGACAAGCACCACGGCCAGATCACCTGTGAAACCGAGGAGGGGAAAGGCACGACGTTTACCATCAGATTGCCCTTAGTTTAA